Proteins found in one Paenibacillus dendritiformis genomic segment:
- a CDS encoding S9 family peptidase gives MLLQFPKPDVEQYFQTTVIRQFAVSRDESRIVFGSNLNGHYNLWAIEMEGTAFPYPLTYMNQVNSFIAIDPEQRHILCGFERDGDENYHIYALPPAGGKPIPLIEADEKDKMYFAHLSEDGERLYYCTSRNNPNFLNSRVYHLRTKQDELLIEGQGAATDLEAVSPGEGRFVYGHSYSNTYRVLYVRTEEGDLPLVPAEEGEVHRSSRAIFVDEDTVVFTTDYKAEYAYAASYHIPSRQLSELCRIPQEGIIEIKWHKDSRTLYFVTEKGVEDRLYRFSLDARELEPMELPNALIDQIHVAKSGTVYLLARGAASPANIYKQADGGWKQLTRNMPTGLTPEQMVEPEVVTYSSFDGMEIEALLFRAKPEAANGYTIFWPHGGPQAAERKQFRSMFQYFLAQGYNIFAPNFRGSTGYGSSFVKLVECDWGEGPRLDCVAGMDWLFERGISSKERLFIVGGSYGGYMTLLLAGRHADYFRAAVDIFGVSNLFTFYHSVPEHWKPMMDRWVGEPERDKERFIKDSPITYLEGMTNPMLVIQGANDPRVVKAESDQIVEQLRQQGRDVEYIVLDDEGHGFTKKENEMRVYRAMVDFLQRHQG, from the coding sequence ATGTTGCTACAGTTTCCGAAGCCTGATGTAGAGCAGTATTTCCAGACGACGGTCATTCGCCAGTTCGCGGTCAGCCGGGATGAGAGCCGAATCGTGTTCGGCAGCAACCTGAACGGCCATTACAATCTGTGGGCGATAGAGATGGAAGGGACCGCTTTCCCTTACCCGCTGACGTACATGAATCAGGTCAACAGCTTCATTGCCATCGACCCGGAGCAGCGTCATATTCTGTGCGGCTTCGAACGCGACGGAGACGAGAACTACCATATCTATGCGCTCCCGCCAGCCGGAGGCAAGCCGATTCCGCTCATCGAGGCGGATGAGAAGGACAAGATGTATTTCGCCCACCTGTCAGAGGACGGGGAGAGATTATATTATTGCACGAGCCGGAATAATCCGAATTTTTTGAACAGCCGCGTATATCATTTGCGGACGAAGCAGGATGAGCTTCTGATTGAGGGGCAGGGTGCGGCAACGGATCTGGAGGCGGTCAGCCCGGGCGAAGGCCGCTTCGTCTACGGCCATTCCTATAGCAATACATATCGCGTGCTCTATGTCCGCACCGAAGAAGGCGATCTTCCGCTGGTACCCGCTGAAGAAGGCGAGGTTCACCGAAGCAGTCGCGCCATCTTTGTGGATGAAGACACGGTTGTCTTCACCACGGATTACAAAGCGGAGTATGCCTACGCGGCGTCGTACCATATCCCGAGCCGCCAATTGTCCGAGCTGTGCCGGATTCCGCAGGAAGGCATCATCGAGATCAAGTGGCACAAGGACAGCCGCACGCTCTACTTCGTTACGGAAAAAGGCGTGGAGGATCGCCTATACCGGTTCTCGCTGGATGCGCGGGAGCTGGAGCCGATGGAGCTTCCGAACGCGCTTATCGACCAGATTCATGTCGCCAAGTCGGGCACCGTCTACCTGCTCGCCCGTGGAGCCGCATCTCCGGCGAATATTTACAAGCAAGCGGACGGCGGCTGGAAGCAATTGACCCGGAACATGCCGACCGGACTGACGCCCGAGCAGATGGTAGAGCCGGAGGTCGTCACCTATTCCTCCTTCGACGGGATGGAGATAGAGGCGCTGCTGTTCCGGGCGAAGCCAGAAGCGGCCAACGGCTACACGATATTCTGGCCGCATGGCGGTCCGCAGGCGGCGGAGCGCAAGCAATTCCGCAGCATGTTCCAGTACTTCCTCGCGCAGGGCTACAATATCTTCGCCCCGAACTTCCGGGGCAGCACCGGCTACGGCAGCTCGTTCGTGAAGCTGGTCGAGTGCGATTGGGGCGAAGGCCCGCGTCTCGATTGCGTGGCCGGGATGGATTGGCTGTTCGAGCGGGGCATCTCATCGAAGGAGCGCCTGTTCATCGTAGGCGGCAGCTACGGCGGCTATATGACGCTGCTCCTGGCCGGACGCCATGCGGATTATTTCCGGGCGGCGGTCGATATCTTCGGCGTCAGCAATCTGTTCACCTTCTACCATTCGGTTCCGGAGCATTGGAAGCCGATGATGGATCGCTGGGTCGGCGAACCGGAGCGCGACAAGGAGCGCTTCATCAAGGATTCCCCGATTACATATCTGGAAGGCATGACGAACCCGATGCTGGTCATCCAGGGCGCGAACGACCCGCGGGTCGTCAAGGCGGAATCCGACCAGATCGTCGAGCAGCTTCGCCAGCAAGGGCGCGATGTCGAGTATATCGTGCTGGACGATGAAGGACACGGATTCACGAAGAAAGAGAACGAGATGCGGGTGTACCGCGCTATGGTCGATTTCCTGCAGCGCCACCAAGGGTAG
- a CDS encoding NCS2 family permease produces the protein MIEKWFKLKEHGTNARTEMTAGLTTFLTMVYIVVVNPAILSGAGVPFQQVFTATVISAIIGTLTMALAANHPIAVAPGMGMNAYFTSVVASQGVSYQTVFGTVFLAGILFLLLTFTKLRETLIESIPAPLKFGITAGIGLFIAFIGLKSSGIVVASESTMVAFGDLHQPVTLLTLAGLFITLILMARKVHGALFIGMAVTAVIGYFMGLMKFTGVVALPTAPVLFDIDISGVFTHGLYTVVFAFLLVTIFDTTGTMIGVAEQAGLMKGNSFPRAKQALLADALATTAGSLMGTTPSSAYVESSAGVAAGGRTGLTSAVVAGLFFLSLFFSPVIEAISSLPAITAPVLIIVGCFMMEGLARIQWKQFDDAFPAFAIMISMPLTSSIATGIAIGFITYPLIKLFSGKGRQVHPILYVFGVIFALQMVFFPAH, from the coding sequence ATGATAGAAAAGTGGTTCAAATTAAAAGAACATGGCACAAACGCCCGCACCGAGATGACAGCGGGACTTACCACGTTCTTGACTATGGTATATATTGTCGTGGTCAACCCGGCTATTTTGTCGGGGGCAGGGGTGCCGTTCCAACAGGTGTTCACGGCGACAGTCATCTCCGCCATTATCGGAACATTGACCATGGCATTGGCGGCGAACCATCCGATTGCCGTCGCGCCGGGCATGGGAATGAATGCGTACTTCACCTCCGTGGTCGCCTCGCAAGGCGTCAGCTACCAGACTGTCTTCGGCACGGTATTTCTGGCGGGGATTCTATTCCTGCTGCTTACTTTTACGAAGCTGCGCGAGACGTTGATTGAGTCGATCCCGGCGCCGCTCAAGTTCGGCATCACGGCAGGCATCGGGTTATTCATCGCCTTTATCGGCTTGAAATCATCCGGCATTGTGGTAGCCAGCGAATCGACGATGGTCGCTTTCGGCGACCTGCACCAGCCTGTCACGTTATTGACGCTGGCGGGCCTGTTCATCACGCTTATCCTGATGGCCCGCAAGGTGCATGGCGCCTTATTTATCGGGATGGCGGTGACGGCCGTCATCGGTTATTTCATGGGCTTGATGAAGTTCACGGGTGTCGTAGCGCTGCCGACGGCTCCGGTGTTGTTCGATATCGATATTTCAGGCGTCTTCACGCACGGGCTGTACACGGTTGTCTTTGCCTTCCTGCTGGTGACGATCTTCGATACGACCGGCACGATGATCGGCGTCGCGGAGCAGGCGGGTCTGATGAAGGGCAACTCATTTCCGCGGGCGAAGCAGGCCTTGCTGGCCGACGCCTTGGCGACGACGGCAGGCTCGCTGATGGGGACGACGCCGTCCAGCGCCTATGTGGAATCGTCGGCAGGCGTTGCGGCAGGAGGGCGTACCGGGTTGACCTCGGCCGTCGTCGCCGGGCTGTTCTTCCTGTCGCTCTTCTTCTCGCCGGTGATCGAAGCGATCTCGTCGCTCCCGGCCATTACCGCTCCGGTGCTGATCATTGTCGGCTGCTTCATGATGGAGGGGCTGGCCCGCATCCAGTGGAAGCAATTCGATGATGCATTCCCGGCGTTCGCGATTATGATCAGCATGCCGCTGACATCCAGCATCGCGACGGGAATCGCGATTGGGTTTATTACCTATCCGCTCATCAAGCTGTTCAGCGGCAAAGGACGGCAGGTGCACCCGATCCTTTATGTCTTCGGCGTCATTTTCGCGCTGCAGATGGTATTTTTCCCGGCGCATTAA
- a CDS encoding erythromycin esterase family protein: MTKWTRRSVQLFAASLISVSALFSWAPAVHGEANPAAAGSTATVSGTASTEFRQQWEDWLRTNAYALDTIQPAPTKDGQAAEGSFADLDMLKPLLLDKRIVYLGESSHGVAEFNSVKTRLIQFLHQELGFNVVAFETPLGNAAAAFGNVNMKTPEEMLKTSIFPQWHTKETLPLFQYMKETQATEQPLQLAGFDMQPMGPILAGDWMKDEDLSTRYTEAERSMWKWMSSEDLAAYAKEKPNLLKLYQDMKAKVAEQEKDLVKLYPDNLHLIAMMNRMLDDRIRLVDDYIELSIKANVTAQEGDYSGMMKMMEWRDQAMADNLLWMATEIYPTEKIIVWGHNTHISKATSRMEQSFMPEASFMGELMQDTMFGPYSYAIGLYMGSGTSADNLGETFEVQPLLANSIESLMKTANRPYTFVDLRYAEKSPGSSWMSEPRSALYFGMLPEVFVPREQYDGILYIDQVKAPAFLQ, encoded by the coding sequence ATGACAAAATGGACCAGACGTTCCGTACAGCTTTTCGCAGCATCCCTCATTTCTGTAAGTGCCCTGTTCTCTTGGGCACCTGCCGTCCATGGGGAAGCCAACCCGGCTGCGGCCGGATCGACGGCCACCGTCAGCGGCACGGCATCGACGGAATTCAGACAGCAATGGGAAGACTGGCTCCGCACGAATGCGTATGCGCTGGACACGATTCAGCCTGCTCCGACGAAGGACGGCCAGGCTGCCGAGGGCAGCTTCGCCGACCTGGATATGCTGAAGCCGCTGCTGCTGGACAAGCGCATCGTCTATCTGGGCGAGAGTTCGCACGGAGTCGCTGAGTTCAACTCGGTCAAGACGCGGTTGATTCAATTTCTCCATCAGGAATTGGGCTTCAACGTCGTGGCCTTCGAAACTCCGCTGGGCAATGCGGCAGCCGCCTTCGGCAACGTGAATATGAAGACGCCGGAAGAGATGCTGAAGACCTCCATTTTCCCGCAATGGCACACCAAGGAGACGCTCCCGCTGTTCCAATATATGAAGGAAACCCAAGCTACGGAGCAGCCGCTGCAGCTGGCAGGCTTCGATATGCAGCCGATGGGGCCGATTCTGGCCGGGGATTGGATGAAGGATGAGGATCTCAGCACCCGGTATACGGAAGCCGAGCGCTCGATGTGGAAGTGGATGAGCTCGGAGGATCTGGCAGCCTATGCGAAAGAGAAGCCTAATTTGTTGAAATTATACCAGGATATGAAGGCGAAGGTGGCCGAGCAGGAGAAGGACTTGGTGAAGCTGTACCCGGACAACCTGCATCTGATTGCGATGATGAACCGCATGCTCGACGATCGCATCCGCCTGGTCGACGATTACATTGAGCTGAGTATCAAGGCGAATGTGACGGCTCAGGAAGGCGACTATTCCGGCATGATGAAGATGATGGAATGGCGCGACCAAGCGATGGCCGACAATCTGCTCTGGATGGCGACCGAAATCTATCCGACGGAGAAAATTATCGTCTGGGGCCACAACACGCATATCAGCAAGGCGACTTCGCGAATGGAGCAATCATTCATGCCGGAGGCGAGCTTCATGGGCGAACTGATGCAGGACACGATGTTCGGGCCGTACAGCTATGCGATCGGCTTGTATATGGGCAGCGGAACGAGCGCCGATAATCTGGGAGAGACCTTCGAGGTGCAGCCGCTTCTGGCCAATTCAATCGAGTCGTTGATGAAGACCGCGAACCGTCCTTATACCTTCGTCGATCTGCGCTATGCGGAGAAGAGCCCAGGCAGCTCCTGGATGAGCGAGCCGCGCTCCGCCCTCTACTTCGGCATGCTGCCGGAAGTATTCGTGCCGCGGGAGCAGTATGACGGCATCTTGTACATTGATCAGGTAAAAGCACCGGCATTTCTACAATAA
- a CDS encoding erythromycin esterase family protein → MTLSDWTRRGAAVLLASVIACGTLLSFGATAHGQAAAETKQGEGKAAAQASAGTADAVPDRARTSTEARLEWKQWMKDNAIALDSIQPEAAPQALIPAERFADLDALKPLLEDKRIVYLGESSHGAAEYNSAKTRLIQYLHQELGFNVVAFETNLGNAASAYGHIRTREPVATMKDSIFRVWQAQETVPLFQYIKDTQNTKTPLALAGFDMQPQGALFTGEWMGDAKLAKQFQDAEQELDEWEMTEDVEGYRKAKPKLLKVYQQVRALLPKRAEELQRQYPDNPHIVKLMERALDNRIQVVEEYMEISINATAFLNGKSMDYMSVIQSSEYRDRMMADNLSWLATHVYPNEKIIVWAHNGHIAKAYSQEMNSLPRVHMGELMQKTEFKDQSYVIGLYMGGGRNAHVTGGASDALPPMPHSIEEVMKGAGHPFAFVDLRYAKRAPGNSWMTQPNISYYDGVMPVSSIPAEQFDGILFIDEVSEPVYLK, encoded by the coding sequence ATGACATTATCGGATTGGACACGCCGGGGAGCCGCGGTGCTCCTCGCCTCCGTGATTGCCTGCGGCACGCTGCTCTCCTTCGGAGCGACAGCGCACGGGCAAGCCGCAGCGGAAACCAAGCAAGGAGAGGGCAAGGCAGCAGCGCAGGCGTCTGCCGGTACGGCGGATGCCGTTCCGGACCGGGCTCGCACGAGCACCGAGGCTCGTCTGGAGTGGAAGCAGTGGATGAAGGATAACGCCATCGCGCTTGATTCTATCCAGCCGGAGGCAGCCCCGCAGGCCCTGATTCCTGCCGAACGCTTCGCCGATCTGGACGCGCTGAAGCCGCTGCTGGAAGACAAGCGCATCGTCTACCTGGGCGAGAGCTCCCATGGCGCGGCGGAATACAATTCGGCCAAGACGCGGCTGATTCAATATTTGCATCAGGAGCTGGGCTTCAACGTCGTCGCCTTCGAGACGAATCTTGGCAATGCCGCCTCCGCATACGGCCATATTCGCACCCGGGAGCCGGTCGCGACGATGAAGGATTCGATCTTCCGCGTCTGGCAGGCACAAGAGACCGTCCCGCTTTTCCAATATATCAAGGATACGCAAAACACGAAGACGCCGCTGGCGCTGGCCGGCTTCGATATGCAGCCGCAGGGTGCGCTGTTCACGGGCGAGTGGATGGGCGACGCCAAGCTGGCCAAGCAATTCCAGGATGCGGAGCAAGAGCTGGATGAGTGGGAGATGACCGAAGATGTAGAAGGTTACCGCAAGGCGAAGCCGAAGCTGCTGAAGGTGTACCAGCAGGTGCGGGCGCTGCTGCCGAAGCGCGCCGAGGAGCTGCAGCGGCAGTATCCGGATAATCCGCATATCGTCAAGCTGATGGAGCGGGCCCTGGACAACCGGATTCAAGTCGTCGAGGAGTATATGGAGATCTCGATTAACGCCACGGCGTTCCTGAACGGGAAATCGATGGACTACATGTCCGTTATCCAATCCTCGGAATACCGCGATCGGATGATGGCCGACAACCTGAGTTGGCTTGCCACCCATGTCTATCCGAACGAGAAGATTATCGTCTGGGCCCATAACGGCCATATCGCCAAAGCGTACTCGCAAGAGATGAATTCGCTGCCGCGCGTCCATATGGGTGAATTGATGCAGAAGACCGAATTCAAGGATCAGAGCTACGTAATCGGCCTGTATATGGGCGGTGGCCGCAATGCACATGTCACCGGGGGCGCTTCCGACGCGCTTCCTCCGATGCCGCATTCGATCGAGGAAGTAATGAAGGGAGCAGGGCATCCGTTCGCCTTTGTCGACCTGCGCTATGCGAAGCGCGCGCCGGGCAATTCGTGGATGACGCAGCCGAATATCTCCTACTATGACGGCGTCATGCCGGTCAGCAGCATTCCGGCGGAGCAGTTCGACGGCATCCTGTTCATCGATGAAGTAAGCGAACCGGTTTATTTGAAGTAA